The Vitis vinifera cultivar Pinot Noir 40024 chromosome 3, ASM3070453v1 region TTTCATAACAGTTTAACTAGATGTGGTTCTTCTCTGAAGTTGTTAAATCTGTGACAAGCAAGATGAACTGGGAATTATCCTTATTTTGTTGGTAATATTATCTGGTAGTTGTATGATCACTACATTTCAGCATAGAAGATGCCACTGAAATCCATTCTATGCTTCTGGCTTGATTACTAGGAAGAAGGCAATCCAAAGAAACATAATCCTCTTGTTTGTTTGTGCAGTTGCTCctgtaataagaaaaatgttgttttttatATGTGAAAAATTATCGGATGCATGGAATGAACATCAATTGCCATAATCAGAATGCTGATTGATTGAGTTTATTTTGATCTTGTTGAGAATAATGTACTCTCTATTCACTAAAGAAGCCAACTTTGTTTTTCATTGGTCttaacttttcctttttaatggTACCATCTTATGAATGGAATCATGGTTTGGGGCTTCAAGGACTTGCTTGGTAGAGGTTTTTATGCCCTGCTTTCTAAGTGAAATGAGTGAGGCAGTTGGTGTACTTTGATGACTCTGCCATCACTTTTAGAGGCATTAGCCTAGGTTTAAGTAAACCCATTGGTTTCTTCACATAAATTCTTCTTCTATATTATCAGGGATGGAAGCTCAAAACAATCAACATGAAACACAACCGGCATCTGCTGCCAAGGCCCCAGTTGTGACTTCATGTCGAAAGAAGAAGTCAGATGACGCCACCTTTTTGCAGGATGTAAAGGATCATATTGATGAGTTCATTCATGCTTCTATGGATGAACACAAAACTTGCTTTACGAAGACTATTAAGAAGGTTTGTAGCAACTTCCTAAATCCACGCTCATACAGTCTATGCACAGAAATTAATCTTAAGCACTTcgatttttacttttttgtttcAGATGTTTGGAATGTCAAAGGTGGTAGCTGAAAGGAATTCTAACTCTGAGGGAGTTGAAAGTTCTCTTCCCCTCCAGACAACAATAGCCAACTAGAGTATCTTATAGTCATATGCTCTTTCAGCAGCCTGATATCTGTTTCAGCTATAATGGGTTTTTTTCAGGCTAACGAATTAGGATATATGTGGTATGCATAGGTTTATGATCGTACAAATAAGAGATTGTGTTTCAAAACCAGGTTTTGAATTACAGATTTCTGTGTTGTTAGTGATACACTAGGAAATTTTGTggttttgaaactttgttttgttACTGTAGGATTATCACATCGATCATAATCAGATACTATGTATTTGAGTAAAATTGAATGGAATTCATGGTTTGCCCCAAACTCAAACCTTCCTCCCAAGATCATGGCTGACTCCTTTGAATGCTTGTCTCTTACTGAAAATGAAGATTACACATCTTCTCTGGAGTATCTCAAATCTCA contains the following coding sequences:
- the LOC100853783 gene encoding uncharacterized protein LOC100853783; this encodes MEAQNNQHETQPASAAKAPVVTSCRKKKSDDATFLQDVKDHIDEFIHASMDEHKTCFTKTIKKMFGMSKVVAERNSNSEGVESSLPLQTTIAN